The genomic region GAAACATGGGAAGGAATAAAAGCAGGTCGCTGCGGAATCGAGAAGATTACCGTCAACTATGACCCCGGAGATGATAGGGTAAGAATTGCGGCTGAATGTAAAGAGTTTGATCCTACCGCATTTATGGATAAAAAGGATGCCCGTAAAATGGCGCGCTTTTCGCAGTTTGCAGTGGCGGCAGCGGTACAGGCAGTAGCGGATGCAGGACTCTCAAACGAAACGATAGAGGGCGACCGTACCGGCGTGATGATTGGAAACGGCATCGGCGGTTTTGAAATCCATGAAAGCTCGTTCAAAAAATACTTTGAAGCGGGGCACTCGCGGATACCGCCTCTCGCTATTCCGCTACTCATTCCGAACGAGGCAGCAGGCAACGTCAGTATGCATTTCGGACTGCACGGCGTTTCGTGGACAATTACGACCGCCTGCGCTTCCAGTACCGACGCTTTGGGCAATGCGCTCGATTTAATCCGCTCGGGTAGAATGGATATGTGTCTTGCAGGAGGGACTGAGGCCGCAATTACAGGGTTCGGTATCAATGCATTCAGCGTACTGCAAACGCTGGCGTCGGACTATAACGATGAACCGCACAAAGCCTGCTGCCCCTTTGATAAAAAGCGCTCGGGTTTTGTGATGGGGGAAGGCGCAGGTATTCTCATTCTTGAAGAATACGAACATGCAAAAAAGCGCGGTGCAAAGATATACGCAGAACTTGCAGGCTATGGCGGCTCCTCCGACGCATATCACCTGACCAGCCCCGACCCTTCCGGTATCAGTGGTGCTTTGGCGATGACGAAGGCCTTGGAAGACGCGGGGGTAAAACCGGAAGATGTGC from Treponema vincentii harbors:
- the fabF gene encoding beta-ketoacyl-ACP synthase II, whose protein sequence is MRRVVITGLGAVSALGNTVAETWEGIKAGRCGIEKITVNYDPGDDRVRIAAECKEFDPTAFMDKKDARKMARFSQFAVAAAVQAVADAGLSNETIEGDRTGVMIGNGIGGFEIHESSFKKYFEAGHSRIPPLAIPLLIPNEAAGNVSMHFGLHGVSWTITTACASSTDALGNALDLIRSGRMDMCLAGGTEAAITGFGINAFSVLQTLASDYNDEPHKACCPFDKKRSGFVMGEGAGILILEEYEHAKKRGAKIYAELAGYGGSSDAYHLTSPDPSGISGALAMTKALEDAGVKPEDVQYYNAHGTSTPINDPSETAMIKKAFGQHAYNLKISSTKSMIGHCLGAAGALEAIICVKAIEEGFCPPTVNLTEPDLEAGCDLNYLPQKGISCTVDCAASGSLGFGGHNGVLVFKKVK